CGTGCTCTCCTGGGATCAGGAAACCTATATGCCTCCGGGAGGAGGAGCGGTTCGCGCGGAGCAACTGGCCACTCTTCAAACGCTGGCCCATGACCAATTTGTTTCGCCTGAGATGGAATCCCTGCTTGGAACGTTTGTGGATCTCTCCACAGGCACTCTTCATTCTCAGCACGCGTCTGCTTTGGACGAACCCTCACAAGCCCTCCTTCGCGAAACCTGGCGGGACTTTTCCCGTGCAAAAAAATTGCCGTCGGCCTTCGTCAACCAGCTTGAGCGGGAATGTTCTTTGGCTCAACAAGTATGGGCGGAGGCCAGAAAGACGAATGACTTCCAACGGTTTCTGCCGAATCTGCAACGGGTTGTGAAACTCAAGCAACAAGAGGCGGACTATTTGGGGTACGCGGATTCTCCCTATAATGCGTTACTCGACACCTACGAACCGGGATCGACCGTGGCCCAATTACGTCCACTCTTTGCCACCTTGCGGACGGAGCTGATTCGTCTGCTGGACCACATTCGACAGTCCCCTGTCCAACCCGACACCCAACTCCTGACGCAATCGTATGGACACACCCCACAAATGGACTTTGGCCGGCTTGTGCTCAAGCACATGGGCTACGATTTTCAACGTGGACGCCTGGATTTGTCGGAGCATCCGTTTACGACGGCGTTTCATCCAACGGATGTGCGGGTGACTACCCGCGTCTTCGAAAGGGATCTCCCCTCCTGTCTCTTTAGCTGTATTCACGAAGGAGGGCATGGCCTGTACGAACAAGGATTACCCGCTAAACAATATGGCACTCCATTAGGTGAAGCCATTTCTTTGGGTATTCATGAAAGCCAATCCCGTTTATGGGAAAATTGCGTGGGACGGTCCCGCGCATTTTGGCAATATTTTTACCCGAAACTTCAGGAGGTGTTTCCGACGCAGTTGGGGCAGGTCAGTGGGGAAGATTTCTACCTGGCGATCAACCGGGTGGCCCCGTCGTTTATTCGGGTCGAAGCCGATGAACTGACGTACAACCTGCATATCATGGTGCGATTTGAAATTGAGCTGGATATCATTGAAGGCCGCGTGCACGTGGATGATCTGCCGGAAATCTGGAACGCCAAAATTCAGGACTATCTGGGGATCGTTCCACCCTCCGATGCAGAAGGTGTGCTGCAGGACGTACACTGGTCCTTTGGGGCCTTTGGCTATTTTCCCACGTACACGCTCGGGAATCTGTATGCGGCCATGCTATTTCGGCAGGCACACCAGGATCTTCCAGACCTGGACCAGGCCATCAGTCAAGGTAACTTGCTTCCGTTGAAAGGCTGGCTGAATGATAAGGTGCATCGTTGGGGACGACAGTACACGCCAGCCGATTTAATCACACGCGTGACCGGGCAGGCCCTGACTCCTGAACCATTTATTCAAGACCTCAAACAGAAATTCGGCACCTTGTATCAATTTCCGACAACCGGTACACCGCCTTCACCTCAGTAAATTTTCACATTTATTGGGCTTTTGACATTCCCAAGATACCACCTTCGACAGATTGCTCTTCAATCCTTCTGCTCCCTAGCCTCACTCATTCATTCGTGGCCTTCTTCCCGTGAAGGGAAAGAACGGCAACGACACGTTTCAACCATTTTGAAAGGAGTGTGTGCCGTGAGGCTTCATTTACAACCAGTTTCGGTCTTCATGTTTGCTCTGGTTCTGTCGGTTGGCCTGTTGTTCCCCGTGTCCTGGGCGGAAGCGACCGTGAACAAGATTGACATTAACACTGCCAGTCTTGAACAACTCGAAGCCGTCAAAGGCGTGGGACGGGATATCGCCCACAACATCCTCGCCTACAAAAAGGATCATGGCGCCTTTAAATCGTTTGATGATCTGGGGAAAGTCAAAGGCGTGGGGAAAGTCAGACTGGAGGCGCTACGGGAAACCTTTACCGTTGGCTCAACCGCTTCGCCTGAAGAAGCCTCGCCTACCAAGTAACCACAGCATTTGCAATTCACAAGCCCGAGGTCGAACCCATGTTCGGCCTCGGGCCTCTCATGGTCTCCTTACCTTCAATAATTGCAGAGCAAGAATACGCCGTCATCCGGATGTCGTTGGGGCCCTAATACCCCATCGCCGTATTTAAGGATTTTACCTGTGCGGGTGCAAGCGTGATGGCTTCAGCCGCTTCAATCCGGGAGGGCACCAGCATAATGGTGTGGAAGGAAATATCCCGGATGGCAAGTTTTTGCTCCGGATTATCAGCGGGACCTAATTCCACCGCCTCCACGGCACTCATGATGGCGCTGGTATCCATAGGCCCGTATTTCTCAACCACCGTGTGAATAATTTCCATGACCTGTTGATTGGCTTCGGGTTCCTTCATGATCTTCTCAACCAAGCCCACAACCCCCTGAGCCGGTTCCGTCACATCAAAATTCTCTATCCGTTCCTTTTTACGCAAGAAGAGCAAATCATTATCCACATCTTTGCTAAAGGCCCCATAGGGAAACCGTACAAATTCAAAATGCAACCCTTTCAATCCTTTCCCCAACATTTGCAATTCACAAAGAAATAATAATTGTTGAAGTTTCACGTCACTCATCAGGCCCATGGATTCGGTCAAATGCAACGTATAAATTAGTAAAGCGCGGTCACCGGTCACTTCTGAGGGTTTTCTCATAGGTTCTCCCTAAATTTCTCCACCAAGACCAAAACAGACAAAATAATTCTTGATTACCCAGGATGATTGGGGTTTAATATATTCCTTCTTCATCTTACGAAAGATTCCACCATGTCTAAACCGGTCAAAGAACTCGAAACACTCAAGCATCATCTCCAAAAAAACAGCCTCAAACTGACTCGTCAACGCGAGTTAATTCTGACGACCTTCCTTAAAATGGAGCATGTCACTGCCGAGCAGTTATATCATATCCTTGCCAAAAAAGACCCGCATATTGGGCTGGCCACCATCTATCGCACGCTCAAATTATTCTGTGAAACCGACCTGGCACAGGAACGCCATTTCGGCTCGCAAACGCAATTCGATAATGTGTCGCATAAGGGTCATCATGATCACCTCATTTGCACTTCCTGCGGAAAAATAGTCGAATTTCAAAATTGCCAAATCGAAAATTTACAAGAAGAGGTGGCGAGAAAAAACGGCTTTACCATTCAAACCCATAAACTGGAACTGTACGGTCTCTGCAATACCTGCCAAAAGGCCTGATGAGACTGGTTGCCTCTTTCCCTTCGTCCACAGCTTTTTCCTTTTGATAACGAATACTTCTTACATTGACTGTGGTTCGACTCCTTATCGAACCACAAACGACATCATCCACGCACTCATCCGCCTTCCTTGCAACCCCGAACAGGGCCTCATGTTCAACGGGGTTGTGTAACCTCTTGAATTTTTGTAATAAGATAGAGGCTCACGTGCTACATTTTCCGCATTCCAGTGTATAATAAGAAATAGTTCAGGGAACTCACAGATCATTATGACTTGTCCCCTCATTTTTTCTTTCACCATAGCGTTTTTCTCTTCGCGAAAGGAGGCTGTTCACATGACCATTACAGGCAAAACGACCCACACACGCATGATTCCACTTTGGTCCGGTGTCTTGTCCTTAATTCTGGGATTCCCTGCCATGGGTCTGGCCACGGGATATGCAGGAGATGCCCACCACCCATCCGGGTACAGCACGTCCCCCCACGGTGCAGGGACCTATGGCCATGGCCAGGTTCATCACGGCACGGGCATGTCGGGTGGCTATGGCACAGGAGGAAGCTCCTACAAATCCGGACATGGACCTCATCAAAGTGCCTCTGAGTTCATCGAACACATTTTGAAATTCAAAGAAGGCATGGCCCTTACCGAGGATCAGGTCACCAAACTTCAAACGATTAAAACCGATTTTGAAAAGAATAAAATTAAAATGAAAGCTGACATGCAACTCACCAGCTTGGATTTGCACGAGTTGTTGCGAAATGACCAAGGTGACCTGGGCGCTGTTGAATCGAAGCTGAAAAGTCTTTATGAGATTCGTGCAGGCCTTTACCTGGCATCCGTAAAAGCCGGGCGGGACGCCAAGGCCGTATTAACGGACGAGCAACGCTCTCGCATGAAAGCGGTCCATGATCGGATCAATGCCCATCAAGAGGGCGGAATGACGAAAGGCCATCCGGGCGGGTATTCCCCCCATTCCAAGGACAAAAAAAGCTAAGCAGCTTACTATACCCCAAAAAAGGAGGCTTCATGCCTCCTTTTTTTTTAATTGAGGTTGAAGGTTTTGTTACGGCCCGAGGCTTAAGCGACCCTTCAGACCCGATGAGACAAACACGGTTCCTTCTTGATCGACAATCACCCCTTCAACATCCGGCAAAGACTCGATGAGAGCCATGCCTTTGTCAGGACCCATGACAAAAATTCCGGTGTCCAACCCATCGGCCATCACACCATCTTTGGCTATGACCGTGACACTTTGACATCCTCGAGCCGGATGAAGGGTCTTGGGATCGAGGATGTGGTGAAAGCGAACCCCGTCTTTTATAAAATACCGTTGATAATCTCCCGCAGTAGAGACCGCTTCATCTTCCAACTCAATCCGCCCTAAGACTTCGCCCTGCTCCTTTCGGGGATGCTGGATACCAAAAACAAAACGTTGGGTATCCGGCATACGTCCGAACGTTTTAATATCCCCCGATAACGCAACCACGCCTGCGGTCGCTCCTGTCGTGCGCATTACCTTGGCAGCGAGGTCGGCGGCATACCCTTTCCCGATTCCCCCTACATCAATAGACATCCCAGGACGCCGCAACCACACACTTCGCGTTATTTCATCCAATTGCAGGTTTGATAACTCTATTTGCGGGCGAAGCGCTTCCAGATCTTCCTGACGTGGAACCTGCCCTTCCCCGCTGACATTCCATGCATTCACCGCTGGGCCAAGGGCGATATTGAACCCTCCCTGCGTAAGTTTTGCCACCTCCAGCGACTGCGTGAGGACTTCAAAGGTTTCCTGACTCACCTGTATGGATTCCCGTCCCGCCGCAGCATTCACCTGTGATAATTCACTGGATGAAATCCAGGTGCTCAGCAACTCCTCTAATCGCCTGATTTCATCAAGCCCCGCTTTGACCGCCCTCTGCGCAATCCTCTCATCTGCCCCAACGGCCGTGACAAACACCACGGTTCCCATCAGCATCTGACTGCGTTTTACCAAATGCGGCGTGCCCTGGCAGCCCGCCAGGAAGAGAATCAAAAAGCAGAGTCCAAGTATATTCTGCATTCGCCCCATGATAAATCTCCTATCTTTGACAATAACGTTGGCTTCCGAACAGCCGGAGGGCCGCTTGAAAGAATTTATGTGGAATTATGGCGATTGAAGTATCGGAATCTGGGGTAGGGTGTGACTTCAAACAATCGTGCCCGTAATAACGGAGGTTCCGCCAGGGAGGACAGGACCACATTGGAAGAAAGAGATGGATAACGAACCGTCATTTCCACGATGGCTTTTACTGATTCCGAGACAATGGTTACTTCTAACTCTCTTGTATAATTCGGAGGATCAACCTGGAATCGCCAACCGCCAAGATACACTACACCCTGGTCTGGAACCTCAAAGGTTAGCGGAACTTCCGCACTGGATCGAAACCCGCCTTCCACAATAAATACCCGGGTCACTTGATACTGCCCTGGCTTCAAGGACAGAAAAAAATAGGAGGAAGCTGCCTCAATTTCCACACGATACCGCCTTTGACCATCCTTGGAGCTGAATTCAAGTGAAGCTAATTCCGGGAGGTAAATTCTTCCTGACGGCTCTTCCTGCCACACGTGAATGTGTCCGAACACCAGGGGCTCTGTGAGGTCTTCTTGGGAGGGATAAGACGGGAGCTGATGCGCGCATCCCATACTCATTCCAACAAGAATCCCTAAAAACACTAGTCGGCAAGCAAGAACGTTCAGCATGGCCATCCCGTCATAATACTGTCTTTAACTTCCGCAAACTCCCACACATAAAAATATCCGAAAAAAATGGGACCTTCTTGACAGACCCCAAACTCATGCGGTATTTAAGGGCCTTGTTAATAACGGTTATCAATTTCAAAATTAACAATAATTACATTCAACATCAAGATGACTCAAGGAACCGAAATAGCTTCTCCATGCAGCACCACCTCAGAGGCACGCTGCCATTGCGGGCAACTGATGGCCATCTTAAAAAAAGATGGGGTGGAATTGAAATGCAAACGCTGCAAGCGTCTTGTATTCATTCCCTTTACCCTATTGAGCGACTAATGCAGGGGTTGCCCCTTCGATTGAATACGCTCCTGAATATGCGTAGCGTTCCGATTCCCGGTTTATCATGAGTTCCTATCATTGAGGACCCTGAGTCCCCTACCCCTTTACTGAGGACCTCCGCGTCCCAATCCTATATTAGGAGGTTTTCATTCATGAAGAAGTTCACCATCGGGGTCCTTATGGCCCTCTGTGTGTTTCCAACTTTTCCGGCCTTCTCCGCCTCCGGTGAAGAGGGACTGACGCCGGCTCAGCAGGAAGCGGTTCGCCAAGCGGTCCAAGACTATCTGAAAGGGCAAGGGACCCCAGAGACAGCCAGGCCACCGATGACCCAACCAGGAACCGCCCAGGACCCACCAGATTCTGGTAAAAACCTTCAGGACCTTGGCACGTTTCAAGGGAAGCGGCAAAAAGCCGATTCCTCCATGCAAGGGTCAGGAGGTCTGATCTATGCCCGCCCCTTCGTCTCTTCTCCCAAGGCCATCGTCGGCGGTTACATGGACATCGAATACTTTAACCGGGCCAATCAAGGAAACAGCTACTTTGATCAACACCGGTTGGTGCCCTTCATCTATGGGGACATCAGCGAGCGCGTGAAATTCGCGGCGGAAATTGAATTCGAGCATGGAACCAACGACATTACGGTTGAATTTGCCACCATCGATTATCTCATTCAAGAACCCCTTAACTTGCGGGCGGGCATCATCCTGGTTCCTCTTGGAAAATTCAATCTCCTGCATGACGCCCCACTCCGCGATCTCACCGAACGCCCACTCATTAACCAACGGATTATTCCAACAACGCTTCACCAACCTGGTGTTGGAGCCTACGGCACATTCTATCCCACGTCTCTCTCAAAGCTGGATTACGAATTCTACGTCACAAATGGATTCACCAATGCTTTTGGAGGAGACGGAAATCCTAATAATACGTCCAATATCAACCAAACAAACGGAATCCGCTCTGCCCGCTCAAGCAACACCGAGTTTGACAATAATAACGGCAAATCCATCATGGGACGTGTCGCGTTCAGCCCCATTTTGGGAGTGGAAGTCGGTGGTTCGGGATTTTACGGAAATTATGGCACGAATAAGGATGATAAATTGGCCATTTGGGCGCTGGATTGGACCTTCCAACGAGGCGCATTTGAACTTATCGGAGAAAGTGCCTGGGCTTACATCAAGGACAATAATATTAATCAAGACGGAACCCGAAACGGCAATCCACGCAGAATGCAAGGGTATTACTTACAGGGGAATTACCATTTCCTTCCAGAATGGCTAACCAGAATGGCCCCCACCTTCTTTAAGCAGGAAGTCTCTACATTCACTGCTGTTGTCCGGTGGGAACAAATGAACCTTGGGCAGGATTTAAGTGGGGAAGCCGGGAAACTGGGGGAATGGCAACGTTGGACATTTGGCCTGAACTTCCGTCCCACAGAAGATACGGTGTTCAAAACCGATTTCCAATATACGCCAGTCGGTCGAAATGGAAATGAGCGGATTCATGATACGGCTTTTGTCGCATCCTGGGCCACATATTTCTAAGAATTCCCTTTGAACAGGAAAACAGAGAGAAACGGCCTTGCCGTTTCTCTCTGTTATTAGCTTCAAACAGTATCGAAATATAGGACTACATCAGCATATTTTAAAGAACATACCGGTTGACCCCTTGAACATCGGATGATACAATTCGTTCTCATTTTTCATAATGAGAATCAAATTCAAATAAATCGAAAATCATTCTCGTTTTTTATTTTATGACTTTATCTCCTGCTTCCCTCCTTCGAGGAATCTTCATTTTGGCATTCACCGCTTATACTCTTGGCTGCTCCTTCCTTTCCGGTCAAGACTTAGTTGTCGATCGATACATGGCCTGTCCAATTGATTCCGTATGGAATTCTTCCCTGGAAACCCTCAGGTCCTATCCCGTGAATAAGAAAGACAAGTCCAACGGAGTAATCGAAACGGGGTGGAAGGTGGAATATGTGGAAGGCGCCAAGTATGGCCTTTTCCAACGGGAAGGCATGGGGGACAAAGAACGATCGCAATTGACCCTGACCATGAAGCCACTCGATTCCAATGCCGTGCGCCTCCAAATTGCGGAACGGCGACAACATTGGGGATTCCGCGGCGGGGCCAGACTTTATGATTGGTATCCCGTCGAACCATCACAACAAGCTGTGAATCACATTTTAAACAACTTAACCGAAAAACTTGAGGCTGAAGGATGTTTCGTCGAATCCTGATTATCCTCCTTCTCAACACACTCCTCTTTCTTGGTCTGACTTCGGGAGGCCAGGCCCAAGACGAGCAAATTTGGGATCAGGAATTGAACCGATACCTCACGCCCCAGGAAATGGGTCAAGAGGATGTCTATCTGACTCCAGAAGAAGCTGCAAAATTTACATTTCCTGAATCCGATTCCATCCGCTTTGTGGTCATCAATCTCACCCCAGACCAGAAACGACTCATTGAGGAACGAATTGGATGGCAATTTCCGGAATCGACCTTTGAATGCTTCATTGCAGAAACCCGTGGAAAAATCGATGGATGGGCCTTTATCCAACATACAATCGGCAAGCATAAGGCAATGACCTACATGGTAGGCGTTGACCCCGATGGAGAAGTCACCAACGTTGAAGTATTGGTCTACCGAGAATCACGGGGAAGCGAAGTGGGGAAAAAACGCTTCAATTACCAATACCAAGGGAAAAAACGCCGAAGACCCCATCCGGATCAACCGTGACATCATCAATATTTCCGGCGCCACCATGTCCGTGCGTTCCATGAGTGCCGGCGTTAAACGCGCCCTGGTCCTGGCCCATGAACTTTACCTGCAAACCCAGAGCCAACCCCTTCCATCAATACGGCCAGTCGAACGACAAAAATTTTTGGAGTCCCTGCTGGGATTCTAGAGCCTCCTGCAATAATGGGATGCGAAACTTTAATGCCCGCTTTCGGCTCCGTGATACCGACCGCCACATTCGCTTAGTCTATACCTGGTTTCTCCTGCTGATGCTCGCAGGATTCATTTTCACCTTTTTTTGGGCTCATAGCATGACGGAGCTAAGCCTTAAAGGCCTTGCCGAGCATTATCGAGGATCGGATGCAACTTTTGGTGAACCAATGCCGTTTGGTCAACTGGCCGAGACCACACATTTTCATCTGTTTACCATGCCGGTCACATTCATGATTTTGGTCCATGTGCTTTATCTCACAATGGTCAGCCCCACACTAAAAGTGGTTACGACATGGATGGCCTTTTTTGGGGTCACCCTGGATCTCGTTTCACCTTGGCTGATTGCCTATGTATCCCCAATCTTTACTATTACCATGTTGACCGGAGACATCCTGATGGTTGTGGGATTTCTCATCATGTTCGTCATACCCATGCATGAAATGTGGTGGAAAAAATCCGCCTTTATGATGCCGGAGTCGGATGACTGACTTATGCCCTTTCCCCGATTGGAGGAACATTCTTTACCCCAACCCATGCTAGGCACAGGTCACTTCAACTCCCAGTTCGCTCAAAACGGCTACTGGATCTGTAGGATGGAAGGCGACAAGAGTTTTCTCACTCAATCGAATTAGACAGCCATACTTTCATGAGAGAGGAACAGATTTTTCTCCCACATCCTACATCGGCCTGGTCAAGGGTTCCTTGTTACCATGGCTTCGGGACGTGGATAGGCATCAGCCTCTTTTCGGTATTTCTTTCTTCCTGCGCCCCAGATTTGTATTGGGCAAAACCAGACGCAGGCGAGGGTGAATTCGAACAGGATCTTCGCTCGTGTCGTGAAATCCTGATCAATGACGTACATTCCGAGACTTCATTGAATCCATTCAGCAAAGGAATAACTGATGATGTCTTGGCACAATGCATGAATAGCAAGGGCTGGTTTTTGGCTGAAAAGCCATAAATTCTCACCTTTGTATTGACTCCATTCCCGGATGTTTCCCGAATGTGCCTTAACATGTTGCCTGATGATCTTCGAATAAACAGCAGACTTTTTTGATGTTCGCCTTACCCCATAAATGAAATGCGGTGTCAAATAGGGGCATTAATAATGCCAGAGTCTGACGACTAAGTACGTTTAACCAAATTCCTAAGGCCCGAGACTTTTAGAGTCCAGAGCCCATGAGCTGCCAGTGTATGCTCATGGGCTTTTTTTGTGAACAAGGAATGTCATGCCCTGATTCTTCATATATCCCGAGGATGAATACCCTTACATTCATCCTCATGTAGGCGAGGGGGTGGGCCTCCTCCTGTCCCCCTCGCCTCGCTCCGCCTCAACACCTGAGTTGTGAGATTACGTTCATCATTAATTCATAAGGGATCAAAGAGGATTTCTCCGACCATTCATTCATTTTAAAGCGAGGTGCCCCCGTGAACGTCAAAAAATCTATTCTTTTCTCTTTCGCTCAGGTCTTTTGTATGGCAGTACTCACCTTAACTCTATCCTTTTTCGTCAATACACCTCTGGTGTTCGCTCAGCAAGCCGAAGAAGTTGATCCTCCGGAAGTCACCAACGGTGAGCGTTTGTTTCTGGAAACCCGATTTGCTCAATTGTTTAAAATCTTTCTGGATGAAGGGGGAGATGTGAATGATCCCTTGCCCCAAGGCGATCCCGCTCTCAACAAAGTGACGAATTGGCAACTCCCACCCGATCAATATGCCAATGGCCCGTTTGCCGGTCAATCGATGAATTGCCGGAGTTGCCATTTTGTCGATGAACTCCTCGATGTTCAGAACTACGGAATGAATACCTATTCGGATTTTGCACGACGGAGCCCTATTCCAGCCCGTGAAGATGGAAAACATACTTCAGTCCGAAACGCGCCACCGCTCGTCAATTCCGCTCTTCCTCGACAAATGTTTTTTCTACATGCCGATGCCGAATTCCCGACAATGGTGGATTTGGTCACAGGTACACTCACCGGACGGAACTATGGATGGCTTTCCGACGAACAGGAAGCCGCCATTTCACATATCGCCAGAATTATTCGAGAAGACTCGGGAACCGGCGATCTGGCGCAGGAGTTTGGCGGGCTGTCCTATCGTGTCCTGTTCACCGGAACCGATCCATCTATTCCTCAGGAATTCCTGATCCCTGAGGATTTTCGGGTAGAGGTTTCTCAAGCCACCGACCGACAACTTGTCCAGGCCGTTTCACAACTTATCGCCGCGTATACGGACCAACTCCTTTTCTCTCAGGATGACGAGGGAAGCTTCAATCTTTCTCCTTATGATGTCTTTCTTGAAATGAACAGTTTGCCCCGTCGACCCGATAAGTGGGAGTCTCCCAATACATATGCTCGTCGATTGCTTCAACAGATTAAATTTCTCGAATCATACGATTCGCAAAATTATTCCCGATGGCCTTCACCCCCTTCTCACGATACCCCGACCATTCAGTTTGTTGAGAAAAACCCCCATACGGCTGATGGCAAGTTTCAGTTCCATGACCAACCCTTCACCTTTGGACCTGAGGAATTACAAGGCTTGAAAATCTTTTTCACCCAACAGGGTCGACACCAGCATCGTCATAAAGGCCATCACATTCGGCCCAGTGATCAAGCTCAGGGAGGAATTGGGAATTGCATTGCCTGTCATACGCCACCAAATTTCACCGACTTTCGTTTTCACAACACGGGAATTGCCCAAACGGAGTATGAACGCATTCACGGCCCCGAATCGTTTTCCCTGCTGGAAATACCCGGATTGCAGCATCGAAATAGAAATATCGATGCCTACCTGCCTGCCACAGCAAAGCATCCTCATGCTCATGAACCATTCCGCGCCATTCCCTCGCCAGACAACCCCCAATGGACCGATCTGGGCATTTGGAACATTTTCTGGAATCCTGATTTTCCCGAATCTCAACTGCCCATTTGGTCAATCCTCTGCGAGGACGCCCTCAATGAACATTTTGGGGTATTTCGTGGCTTCCAAGCCTGTCGGCCAGATCGACTCCTCCCGAGAACTATTGGTGCTTTCAAAACTCCCGGGCTCCGGGATTTGAGCCATTCGGCTCCCTATAGTCATGCCGGTATCGCCGATACGCTTAACGATGTGATTCAGGGGTATATTACAAATTCGGATTTAGCGCGAAAGGGCTTGCTTCGCAATGGTGCTTCCGAACTGAAAAACATTGCCTTAATTCAAGACGACATTCCGGCCTTAACGGCCTTTCTGCGATCCTTAAACGAAGACTACGAGTAAACGACGAACATATCGCCTCAAACAACACCTTCCACACGGAACTCTACCACCTGGAAGAAACTGAATCTCCTTAAGCCCACGGTGAGTCATTCACCGTGGGCATTTTTTTACTACTTCATATTGGAGGAAGCTTCTAT
The Nitrospiraceae bacterium DNA segment above includes these coding regions:
- a CDS encoding transcriptional repressor, which translates into the protein MSKPVKELETLKHHLQKNSLKLTRQRELILTTFLKMEHVTAEQLYHILAKKDPHIGLATIYRTLKLFCETDLAQERHFGSQTQFDNVSHKGHHDHLICTSCGKIVEFQNCQIENLQEEVARKNGFTIQTHKLELYGLCNTCQKA
- a CDS encoding DUF3576 domain-containing protein, coding for MAFTAYTLGCSFLSGQDLVVDRYMACPIDSVWNSSLETLRSYPVNKKDKSNGVIETGWKVEYVEGAKYGLFQREGMGDKERSQLTLTMKPLDSNAVRLQIAERRQHWGFRGGARLYDWYPVEPSQQAVNHILNNLTEKLEAEGCFVES
- a CDS encoding Spy/CpxP family protein refolding chaperone; protein product: MTITGKTTHTRMIPLWSGVLSLILGFPAMGLATGYAGDAHHPSGYSTSPHGAGTYGHGQVHHGTGMSGGYGTGGSSYKSGHGPHQSASEFIEHILKFKEGMALTEDQVTKLQTIKTDFEKNKIKMKADMQLTSLDLHELLRNDQGDLGAVESKLKSLYEIRAGLYLASVKAGRDAKAVLTDEQRSRMKAVHDRINAHQEGGMTKGHPGGYSPHSKDKKS
- a CDS encoding FAD:protein FMN transferase, which translates into the protein MGRMQNILGLCFLILFLAGCQGTPHLVKRSQMLMGTVVFVTAVGADERIAQRAVKAGLDEIRRLEELLSTWISSSELSQVNAAAGRESIQVSQETFEVLTQSLEVAKLTQGGFNIALGPAVNAWNVSGEGQVPRQEDLEALRPQIELSNLQLDEITRSVWLRRPGMSIDVGGIGKGYAADLAAKVMRTTGATAGVVALSGDIKTFGRMPDTQRFVFGIQHPRKEQGEVLGRIELEDEAVSTAGDYQRYFIKDGVRFHHILDPKTLHPARGCQSVTVIAKDGVMADGLDTGIFVMGPDKGMALIESLPDVEGVIVDQEGTVFVSSGLKGRLSLGP
- a CDS encoding carboxypeptidase M32, which translates into the protein MSADAVLDPLKQTLRQIHHLHDAAAVLSWDQETYMPPGGGAVRAEQLATLQTLAHDQFVSPEMESLLGTFVDLSTGTLHSQHASALDEPSQALLRETWRDFSRAKKLPSAFVNQLERECSLAQQVWAEARKTNDFQRFLPNLQRVVKLKQQEADYLGYADSPYNALLDTYEPGSTVAQLRPLFATLRTELIRLLDHIRQSPVQPDTQLLTQSYGHTPQMDFGRLVLKHMGYDFQRGRLDLSEHPFTTAFHPTDVRVTTRVFERDLPSCLFSCIHEGGHGLYEQGLPAKQYGTPLGEAISLGIHESQSRLWENCVGRSRAFWQYFYPKLQEVFPTQLGQVSGEDFYLAINRVAPSFIRVEADELTYNLHIMVRFEIELDIIEGRVHVDDLPEIWNAKIQDYLGIVPPSDAEGVLQDVHWSFGAFGYFPTYTLGNLYAAMLFRQAHQDLPDLDQAISQGNLLPLKGWLNDKVHRWGRQYTPADLITRVTGQALTPEPFIQDLKQKFGTLYQFPTTGTPPSPQ
- a CDS encoding helix-hairpin-helix domain-containing protein encodes the protein MFALVLSVGLLFPVSWAEATVNKIDINTASLEQLEAVKGVGRDIAHNILAYKKDHGAFKSFDDLGKVKGVGKVRLEALRETFTVGSTASPEEASPTK
- a CDS encoding FMN-binding protein, which translates into the protein MKYWSTENHGEAKWGKNASITNTKGKNAEDPIRINRDIINISGATMSVRSMSAGVKRALVLAHELYLQTQSQPLPSIRPVERQKFLESLLGF
- a CDS encoding FMN-binding protein, with translation MFRRILIILLLNTLLFLGLTSGGQAQDEQIWDQELNRYLTPQEMGQEDVYLTPEEAAKFTFPESDSIRFVVINLTPDQKRLIEERIGWQFPESTFECFIAETRGKIDGWAFIQHTIGKHKAMTYMVGVDPDGEVTNVEVLVYRESRGSEVGKKRFNYQYQGKKRRRPHPDQP